The window agtaaaataaataatataaataagcaTTTATAGCTTCTTACCTACAGAGATGGCAatcatgaaaataaattatacagaGGAGTACGTTTTTTTATACCAAATATACGGAGTACGTTATTCATTAGCAGTCAATCTCATTTAATGTGTCACTGATACCACGTAGAAAAAGGCGGGTTAAAGAAGTAACTACTGATTACTGCACAAAGTAATCTTTTACTGCATTTAGCAACACCCAAAATATAAGGCCATACAAATTATACTGTATCAACTTAGATTATCATTTTCCGGTTTTACTTAATTTgtcatttataattaaaaaattatcccAAAATTTATTCGATTACTAATACGTCTCAAGAACatggttggttataattattggctagattggatctataatatattatgtaaaatttattgaacttctaagacattgtgcttcaataaTATAGACTATATTGGttcactataatttaaaaatgatatgttattaatattttatatatttgttaatagaATATATCGGgtcaatatattaataaatgatgtgtaatttttctacatattttttatataggtCTATAcagattcgacaaatataggtTTCCAAGATTGTCTAAAATAATAGAAAGGAATGTGTATGGTTGGAATgtgaatttttcaaaaaaattggttatatttttaatttttgacaatGAGCACCACAGACCTAAACTAATTATTATGTTTTGCATGCTGTGTGACTGTGTGACGGAGAACACACTTAGTCACTTACCTCCATGAACTATAAAGTTATTATAGGCTTGCAAGACGACTCTGGCACGACTACTTTTACTCTCCTCAACAATGATGCAGAACAACTTATAGACACTCCTATTTAGAGCATTGTAGTTGATCTAGGACTGGTAGTAATTAATTTTACTCGTCAACACAGTGTTTTACCagcaaaatcatatataaaaccGCTTCTGTTATTATTAGATACTTACAATATAAACTTTACCTGACATTCCTGCAGGGCAAAGTTATTGACGATAACCTCGTCATAGGAAAATAGTGTGTTTTCGAGGTGAAAGTGACATTTTATAATCGAGATGGGCAATGCCGAATAACACCTCATAGAGATTCAGGGTCATCATCAACCATCAAAGGAGCTCACAACACTGATAATGCGGAACCTGGCGAGAATTTAAGACTTTGCTTTCTTCGTCATAGAACCTATTCACaatgattataaatattattcacaatgattataaatattattttcgaaCTTCGAAAAATATAACACGTACCTTCTCTTAGCAAACTTTCTCTTCACctttatttagatatttgaCTTCTCAATGTCACAACCAATTTATCAACATTTTCACAGCTTCTCCACTAAATTTGGATGGTGTGTTATCGAGAACTTGAACTTTCATATAAAgtcaaataacatataaattcttataaaaattatgatcTCGCAGTGGTTAACAATAAGCGATGATGGCTTTAGTTTTGTAGAGAGGGTAATCAGTTTGTTGTTGCTAACTTCTAATTAAGTCTTTTTtggtttgtaaaaaaatatttaaatttcctTTGGTGTTATTGTTTGTGCAGTTCTGATTATATGTTGCACTTCCATTTCTTGACTAAGCTTCCTTTGGTtcggtaaaaaaaaattaaagtttcTTTTGGTGTTATTGTTTGTGTAGTTCTGGTTATATGTTACACTTTCTTTTCTTGACAATAGTCTGTCTGGACAAATATGTTTTCGTCCCTTTTTTTCCTTGTTAAGTATGTACCATATCTTTCTTTAATCCTTAATTCTTTTGTATCAATTTAAGTGTGTACCACTTCAAATCAAAATACATCAACAATGATCATGATATACATTGTCAGAATACCAACATTCATATTCATCATACATAGTATGAGCAGACTGCAAAGGCCCGTGCCTCGCATGGGCTACAATGCTAgtataatattacaaaagaaATTGAGTATATTTTATCCGCATTTAgcattttttgtttgttttggaaGATAAAGATAAAATTATGACTCTTATAATGGTAGAACATTGATATATGATGActtaaaaaaaaccaagataAAGGATATTTCAGTTTTAAAGAAAACTAAGATAAAGGATATTTTAATGAGGATTTGCATAAGTATAGAATGTGTATAAAGCAACACCctatttttatttcttcacATCTCCCCCCAAAATCCAGTGTCTGTCATATTTTTTTCTCAATCCAGAGTAACTGTCATTCTTTATTTTTCAACAGCTTGAGGATTACAAACATAAAAATTGTTCATGACATCCAGCGCCCTCTAGATCGGTGGAACCGGCAAATTTTACAAGGCATCTAACAGTAGAATTAAACCCTGTGAATCCCCTCGCAAATAAAGATACTATAGTGCAGTTTATTGAATGAGTTTCTTtcagattttgagaaaaaatggCATTAGTCACCTTTTATTTTACAGCGATAATTTACGATGCCTTAAAATGCTAATTACCATATATAATAACAGGGCATATTAAAACCAAGAGACTCCGCTATACGGTTTCTTAATAAACCCTAAAAATGCTAATTACCATATGTATAATAACAGGGCATATTAAAACCAAGAGAGTAGGCTTTTCTTAATTAACTTAACAGGTCTCATTAGAAGTCCGAAATCTCTACGAAGTTCTTGTTCCGATATACTGTCATTCTCTGTTTGTGGGGTCCACAGCACCTCAAGAGCCTGCATGTAAAATTACGTTCACATAcgtattgttttaaaattttgtatactAGTAGTAAATTATGAGAGATGTACAATGTAAACTCACCTCTAAATTGCTCATTCGGATTAAACGAATCATTTGCAGTGCGATTTTAACGTCCAGCTTGTCCACAACTGGTGTATGCCACTTCACTGATGGAATCCAGTGTTCGCCATCAGCGAGCACCAACAACGTTACCTGGATAACCATATGTATAGCACAAATGTTTATGGATTAACAACGTTAATTGAATAAGTACTACTGCAATTTATGTATACTGAAACTTCAAAGTCATTTGATATATAGTATAATACACATTGTAGAGTTTTAATCAGAaaaattgcaaaatctttaaacTGGAAAGTGGTAATGGTTTCATGAGCTGAGATGAAATTACCACTGAATACTCATTGTCTATGCTGATAACGTTCCCTCCAAAATCCTTTTTACATATAACACCATCGACATTCACAAATGTCTCATCTTCTTTGTCAAATTTTGCAACCTCTGTCTCTAGAAATCCTCTGAAACATGGTCTGCTATACTTTTCCATATCATCGTATTTTGCCTACAATATACCATGAGTTCATATGACCGCATAAAAAACATACTAACGAGAACATTAAACATAAAAACATTAACATTGATGCTCAGGGGTCAGCAATCCAATATGTACATTTAAGTCGGCGACTCTCAAGAATTTACACACATCTCTGCTTATGTTGAAGAACATAACAAGTCATGTGTTAGGCAAGCAATTTAAACTTCCGAAGCCATCAACACATTACGAGGACTGATAATAACCAAAGTCTCATCAGCACAATAAAACAAGTACCAAAGTCTCATCAGTACAATTAAAACATGTATACCACTCTAATCCACCTTCCAAAATAGGACAAACGGAGCGTATTTGACTAATTTGCACCAAGTAAATCATAGAATTAAAACAGAAAACagatataatacaaataaatgaggataaatatatataatgtataaagAAGCATGCATCAGATGCAGAAAACTGTCATATCACATAAAAGGAGAAAATAGTTGAGAGAGGGCAAAGTTAAAATATCTGAAGAAAGGAAAATAAAGGAGAAAGTGAACAAGCAGGGAAGTAACTGGAGTTGTGGTctgtagaaaaaaaatatcatggCCACATAAAATACATATGAAACTTTACATAAATATGCCTGCCATGCATTTACCATTCAAAAACAAATGGGAAGTACTTGCCCCCATTGGCAAATCTGCAGCTGTAGGTGGGCGATATCTTGACTTGTCATAAAGTGTCTAGTTTCAAAAGTTTAATTGCAAAATACTATGCCATTAATTATGACACTTACAATACACAAGCGTTTCTTTACTTGTAAATTAAAAAACTGACTTGGAACTAATGAAAGTTGGTCTTCAGGGATAAGAATGACCCCAATTAGACATATATTAAGAATAGAATATACACCAACTTACAAATAGATAAGCAAAATGGCAGGAATCATGATGCTCAAGTAGAGCTTTCACCACTTCTGCAACCAAAATATAAAGGAATGTCAAAGAAGCCGGACACAACACAGAAATGTTTGCCAGAATGCAATGTTTCTAAAAGAGTGAcaacaataaaataattatccTGATGGAAAGCATCTGGAATCTTAATAAAACTTCACATATTCTAATATTCTAATAACAATAAATAGTAATTCAGTGAACAGGTAGCAAATGGCATAGTCATTTTCAGGGAGGATCTAATTTACTTCTAGCATGTTCACAACCTTATAAATGGACATTACTATCCAATAGCTAAAAGAAGATCATAAAGTCTGAGCACATGCACATATTAGTTTGAGATACTTGCGTGTCATCAGATCTTTGATTTCAGCACAGGCATATATGGGTTGGTTCCGGTACAAACTGTCTCGTCGTACAACCGTGCAAAAGTTTTGTTTAACACATATGTAATGTGGGTTCAACATCatttatagaataatatataaaattttattgaataaacataatttataacaaaaatatactcataacattttataatttattgaaaaacattttgcaacattttgatgaaaactgattgttttttttgtataatGAGTGTTCTAACAAATATATAACTTCAGTTCAACATCAtctgtaaaataatattatactcGTGCTgaatctaaatatataaaataaatttacattgaTATGAATAAGAAAATCATATTaaattgataatattttatatttttattatattggtGAACCCTTCAATGATAGTtaagaattataaaatatttattaaacaaaattttaaatagtgtttAACACActctaaactaaaaaaaaaaagattttcatatttttatacccagatgtataattatattgaagaatTAAAGCTTGTGTATTCGatgcaattttaattattatttaataaatgatgttGAACCCAcattatatatgtgttaaacAAAACAATTTCACGGTTGCACATTAGAAATGTTTATGGGTGAAAAACCTAGTAACTCACCCACATGCCATTAGATCAAACAGTAATGGATGTTGTGTGACGTTGTACACACAGTGAATGTACTCAACTGCTTTTGTATACACACGCTGCCTGAATCTACTCTGCTTGAATCTAATCAACTGCACCTACTACTATAACTTCATGGCCGTCTATTCCATTTGTGTGGTgatcatttattataaattatagaatattataaaaaaatttacaaaatctaatagagatctttaatactccctccgtcccattttatgtgagcttatttgactttcatggagattaaaaaaaagtaaaattagttgaaaagtgttggatctatcaaaatttaataatagtttAGAGATAGAGGAAAGTCGTGGGTGTCCCGGTGTTTATTTTAAAACACAATTAAATGGAATAGAATATTGTTTACAAAATACACTATAATTTTGCAATAataactattttttaaaaaataaatatgatttagaacaaatttatatattaaacacTAATAATTTTACGAAacaaaaaatagtaattttatcTATAGGACATAGCTTTATCTAAAATACAATTATGTAAAGAACACTATTATATTTTACggaacaaaattatattttgttgaacacaatattaaacttgcatttaaatttatttattaataaaagttttttgatataattttatctttttgtGGAACACAATCTGAATTCTGTACATCATATTAACATTAGTTTACATAACACTTATTTATGTACTCAACTTTCTATAGTTTTACTAAACATTGTACTTATACTTaagataatttcatttttatacatatattatatttagcaTATTAGAATTGTAAATTAAAAACAGGAAAAAAATAGATGTTATCTATTCTATTTGCCTGGGTTGTACAATCAGCATATAATACAATTATGTATAGAACACttttatattttacagaacacaatattaattttgcattaaagtttatttatttttaaaatttatttgatgtAATATCATTTGTTATAGAACACAATCCAAATTTTACATCATACTAGTATTTGCTTACAGAACAATGTTATATGTACTcaactttatatatttttacagaaCATTGTACTTGTACTTAAGATAATTTTATTTCTATACATAGTATTCTATTTAGTATGTTAGAACTGTAAATTAAAAGTATGTAAGAACACTGTTATATGTACTCAAATTTATTGTATTTTCAATTAGTATGTTACAACTACTGGTTATCTGTTCTATTTGTCTCGGTAGTACAACAGTATATCATGGTTGgaatttgaattaaataaacaactTCTGTTGTAATTTTTAAATGCTACACACGTGTGTCAAATTAGTTCCAAGGTTACCCATTTAAGCGGTTCCTCACTGAGCCTTCCCCTATATGCTATAtgctatatatgtgtgtgtgtgtgtgtgtagatatATAAGGAAAACAGATTTACCACTTGAAAAAAGAGGGACAATAAGAACGTGTACCTTTCTTAAGGTTGTTTAAACCCTTTATGGTGTATGTGTCCGCAGTTCCAGCAATTCTATTTAACTTCCTTTGCAATTCTCGCTTCTTGTCTAGAATCCCAACCTTAAAATAAACATATGTATCCAGATAAAGATTAATAATTATACATATCTAGTAATAGACATTACAAAGTCAATTGTCCACTAAAATGTACCAAACCTGAACCATAAGCACACTTCCCATTCTAATGTCCGCCACCTCTGTTTTGCAATCAGAATTTTGATGCTTGCCCTCTTTGATTACAAAAAGTATAAACACTATGCATATTATAACCCAGACTGGTTTAGGAATTGTGGCAGAGTGGCACGTGCATTTACAAGGACTGTGGCCCTTGCGATTACTATTAGAAGTCAATAAGTTGGTGCCATTATTAACATCACTACTACTACTATCGAGCTCactctttttttctttaaagCAACTGCAATTAGTACAGGTTATACTATTCTCTTGGTAATAGTTGCGACGACGACGTCTTCTACAACTTGCGAATGAGGATGAACTAGTCCTAAAAGGCCTTGATGATGAACTAGAACTCGACGACCGAGAACTAGACCTAGAAGATGATCCCATTCTACCATAAGAAACAGCAAGTGCAGGATGTTGGGTaaagaataaagacataaacgTAGCAGCTAAAAGTACTAATGAAGAAGCCAGCATTCTCcgaaaataataacaataataagttTGATGATCATCGTAATTGAAAAGATTGCAAATTGAAGAAATAGTATTGGGACTTGAACTGGTTGTCAATCTAGAATTTGAAATCGATTTATAATCGAGAAAAGGAGTTGTAATGTTAGATAAAATTGAAGTAAATTTAGGAATAAAGTTAGAACGAAGAAAGTAAATTGAAGGTGGCAATGTGATTGTCGACCGGCGTACCGGACAAAATTTCCATCTCAAGTCAGCTGATACGGAGGATATCGCCATAATCGATGCTAATTTTATCTGATTATCTCCGGATACACACACCAAACCCTAACCAGGGTTGATAATGTACCGcacattatttgaatttatattggGCTGAACGCCACTACGCCGGTGATCAAATTCCCGGACCGtttgggaaaaaataataatactatagCAAGTTTAAAAATGTCTTGACTTTCACTGGGGAAAAAAAATGCCTTGActttcttgaaaaaaaaaaggaaaaagatgttttgattttttaaacgGAGATTTCATCAATTTTCATCGATAAAAAGCTCtgaatcaattaatttttttttaatttattctcattttcctAATAATACTCTCCATCGGATCTTTTCCTAGATGTTACATCGACTcattttcaagattttaattcaaagataaattaattgaagtcaTTGACGAGCGACTGCGATTCAAGTTTAGCCACATCCGGTGtctacatttatttatattcgaAAGGATAAATATCGTGTGAATTGACCCCACGAGGATCATATGAGTTCAAAATCTTTCGAGTGCTTTTAAGgatctgtttgggagtgctgttaaaaattgctgtgcggtcagaaaaagtgctggtaaaaaaagtgttgctgtgaaaatcagataactgtttggtaatatttttgatatttgcttatattaagttataatataaaaaaaatattttttgttgtgaggtttgatattgaaatttgtaacagcttcctgcaaaagctgaaagcagctttttccaaaagcatgggaggtaGGGGTGAACACGGGTTGGGTCGGTCGGGTTAGGGGCAATAAAATGACCCGACCCAATTAGTTcggtttataaaaaatcaacccATTCAccgaaaaaaatatacataacccAACCTTGCTAATTAAAatttgggttgggttggttcggtTTGGGTCGGGTTTTACAAGCAAAAAGAAGAATTCACAAATTATATAAGGGCAGTTCTAGTTTTAGCATCTGGtgaattgtaaattaatttacaagttGATCTGCCATTCAACAGTCCGTTAAGTGaggattttaaaaaaacagaaaactaTGCTGTAAGAAAATATGCAGGACATCTAGTTATTCATATACAGACTCAACTTCTATCTAATCAAATGAAGCTGAGCAGACCCTATGCTATGACAGAAATCTATTCCACATTCTATTCCATATTCAAAGTTTAATGTAAGGAACTACTAGCATATTTGCCAGGTCATTATGATCTATTATAGACACTTAAATGGAATAACAGCAAGCATTATTATCCAACAGAGATTAATTAAGCATCAAATTAATTTGTTATTAGGCCTGGAAATATTGGACATGTGAATaatatgtttatttaattatttttatataaacgggttgggttgggttggttaagGGTTAAAATGTGttaaaccctaacccaacccaatttattcgggttttttgaaaatcaacccATTTAATAAGAGGTTTCGAACGGTTCGGTTTAATCGGGTGAAAAAAGGGTTGGTTTGGGTCGGGTTTTGCGGTTTGGGTTGGTTTTGTTCACCCCTAATGGGAGGAcatgctttttctaaaagcagcttttcagccAAAAGCTGCTGTTCTAAAAAGCTGCTTtgagatttaccaaacagtttttcacctgcttttccgCAAAAAACTGCTGTtactgtctgcaacagcaaccccaaacagtacctaaatGTGCTTGTCATATATGTTCTTTGTTATCggttatatatttcttaattgaaTTTTGTGATTAGATATAAAATACTTTATATTGCAAATTGTGTTCT of the Daucus carota subsp. sativus chromosome 4, DH1 v3.0, whole genome shotgun sequence genome contains:
- the LOC108218107 gene encoding uncharacterized protein LOC108218107 — protein: MAISSVSADLRWKFCPVRRSTITLPPSIYFLRSNFIPKFTSILSNITTPFLDYKSISNSRLTTSSSPNTISSICNLFNYDDHQTYYCYYFRRMLASSLVLLAATFMSLFFTQHPALAVSYGRMGSSSRSSSRSSSSSSSSRPFRTSSSSFASCRRRRRRNYYQENSITCTNCSCFKEKKSELDSSSSDVNNGTNLLTSNSNRKGHSPCKCTCHSATIPKPVWVIICIVFILFVIKEGKHQNSDCKTEVADIRMGSVLMVQVGILDKKRELQRKLNRIAGTADTYTIKGLNNLKKEVVKALLEHHDSCHFAYLFAKYDDMEKYSRPCFRGFLETEVAKFDKEDETFVNVDGVICKKDFGGNVISIDNEYSVVTLLVLADGEHWIPSVKWHTPVVDKLDVKIALQMIRLIRMSNLEALEVLWTPQTENDSISEQELRRDFGLLMRPVKLIKKSLLSWF